In the genome of Blastopirellula marina, one region contains:
- a CDS encoding amidohydrolase: MAPETILFGGRVTTQDPSKLEVTALSIESGRVAAIGSNDEILASAIASTEVIDLENRRVIPGLNDSHLHVIRAGLFANLELRWDGTPTIAEAMRQLKDQAQRTPPPQWVRVIGGWNEFQFAEGRMPTFQEINEAAPDTPVFILHLYDSAMLNKAAIRALGLDENTKNPPGGLFARDHRGKPMGLLIAEPNALILYSTIANAPKLSRVDQLNSTRHFMRELNRFGVTSVADAGGGGQNYPNDYDVINQLEKDGHLTLRIAYSLFAQKPGEELSDYLRWLNMTHPGDGSDMLRVNGAGENLVWSAADFENFLQPRPDLKPVMESELEAIVFKLAEAKWPWRIHATYDETIDRFLNIFERVHQEHPIDGLRWFIDHAETVTSRNLDRIKRMGGGIAIQHRMAYQGEYFIRRYGVEEVKRHPPIREMLKMGLPVGAGTDGTRVASYHPWTCLWWLVTGKTVGGTVLQASEDCLSREEALRLYTQGSAWFSGEDEHKGTLSPGSFADLAVLSEDYFSIEPDRIRSLESVLTLVGGKVVYGKGNYANFSPDLPPVSPDWSPVAHYGGYNNSNTTPPSHEHAPIMAADGRVWTTGCGCGV, translated from the coding sequence ATGGCCCCCGAAACGATTCTCTTCGGTGGACGCGTCACCACTCAGGATCCTTCTAAACTCGAAGTGACAGCGTTGTCGATTGAAAGTGGGCGGGTTGCGGCGATCGGAAGTAACGATGAGATCCTTGCAAGTGCCATCGCGTCGACCGAGGTCATCGACCTTGAGAATCGCCGGGTAATTCCTGGACTAAACGATTCCCACTTACACGTGATTCGTGCTGGACTCTTCGCAAATCTTGAACTTCGTTGGGATGGGACTCCCACGATTGCCGAAGCGATGCGTCAACTGAAGGACCAAGCCCAAAGAACGCCACCTCCACAATGGGTTCGCGTGATCGGTGGCTGGAACGAGTTTCAGTTTGCTGAAGGTCGAATGCCAACTTTTCAGGAGATTAATGAAGCGGCTCCGGATACTCCGGTATTCATACTTCATCTTTACGATTCAGCAATGCTGAACAAGGCGGCGATACGTGCGCTCGGCCTCGACGAAAACACGAAGAACCCACCTGGCGGTCTTTTCGCTCGTGACCATCGAGGAAAGCCGATGGGACTACTCATCGCCGAACCCAATGCGTTGATTCTTTACTCGACAATTGCCAACGCGCCAAAGCTTTCGCGGGTAGATCAGCTTAACTCAACACGTCACTTTATGAGGGAGTTGAATCGGTTTGGTGTGACAAGTGTCGCCGACGCAGGTGGTGGAGGTCAGAATTATCCAAATGACTATGATGTGATCAACCAACTTGAGAAAGATGGTCACTTGACGTTGAGGATCGCCTATAGTCTCTTCGCCCAGAAACCGGGTGAGGAACTCAGCGACTACCTTCGCTGGCTTAATATGACCCATCCAGGCGATGGCTCTGATATGTTGCGCGTCAACGGGGCAGGGGAGAACCTTGTTTGGAGTGCCGCCGACTTTGAAAACTTTTTGCAGCCGCGCCCCGATCTAAAGCCGGTGATGGAATCGGAACTTGAGGCGATTGTTTTCAAACTGGCTGAAGCAAAATGGCCTTGGCGTATTCATGCAACATACGATGAGACGATAGACCGATTCTTGAACATATTCGAGCGGGTTCACCAAGAGCACCCAATCGATGGGCTACGCTGGTTTATTGATCATGCAGAAACAGTGACATCCCGAAATCTCGATCGCATCAAACGGATGGGCGGAGGCATCGCCATTCAACATCGGATGGCGTACCAAGGAGAGTACTTCATTCGTCGTTACGGCGTGGAAGAAGTCAAACGACATCCACCGATTCGTGAAATGCTGAAAATGGGCCTTCCTGTTGGTGCCGGCACAGACGGAACGCGTGTAGCAAGCTATCATCCGTGGACGTGTCTCTGGTGGCTAGTGACTGGGAAAACAGTCGGTGGGACAGTGCTTCAAGCTAGTGAAGATTGTCTGTCGCGAGAAGAGGCACTTCGGTTGTACACACAAGGAAGTGCCTGGTTCAGCGGAGAAGATGAGCATAAGGGGACATTGTCTCCAGGTAGTTTTGCCGACTTGGCCGTATTGAGCGAAGACTATTTCTCCATTGAGCCTGACCGAATACGTAGCCTGGAAAGTGTGCTAACTCTTGTCGGAGGCAAGGTTGTCTATGGTAAAGGGAACTACGCGAATTTTTCACCGGACCTGCCGCCGGTGAGTCCTGATTGGTCACCAGTCGCTCACTACGGGGGCTACAACAATTCGAACACGACTCCACCTAGTCATGA
- a CDS encoding hydrolase, with the protein MASVLPNTDGGLLTKDNCALVFIDHQPQMAFGVASGIDRQLLVNNVLLLAKGAKEFGVPTILTTVETESFSGPMWPELLDVFPDQDPIERTGMNSWDTPAFREAIKATGKKNIIMSGLWTEVCVTWPTLNMIGEGYNIFVVEDACGGTSQAAHDAALSRMVQAGAVRMTTIGTVLEFQRDWANREHYNALMQLFRDHGGAYGIGIEYCYTMVHKAPPARKVPSS; encoded by the coding sequence ATGGCAAGCGTTCTTCCCAATACCGATGGCGGGTTGCTCACCAAAGATAATTGCGCCTTAGTCTTCATCGATCATCAGCCTCAGATGGCATTTGGTGTGGCAAGTGGAATCGATCGGCAACTTCTGGTGAATAATGTCCTGCTACTCGCTAAAGGGGCAAAAGAATTTGGCGTGCCTACGATCTTGACGACGGTCGAAACGGAATCGTTTAGTGGCCCAATGTGGCCGGAGTTGCTCGACGTATTTCCCGATCAGGATCCGATTGAACGCACAGGCATGAATTCTTGGGATACGCCCGCTTTCCGCGAAGCGATCAAGGCAACAGGCAAGAAAAACATAATCATGTCAGGACTGTGGACGGAGGTCTGCGTCACTTGGCCGACGCTGAACATGATTGGAGAGGGCTACAACATCTTTGTCGTGGAGGACGCATGCGGGGGAACCTCTCAAGCAGCTCATGACGCGGCTCTTTCACGCATGGTGCAGGCTGGTGCGGTCCGCATGACGACAATCGGGACCGTTCTCGAATTCCAAAGAGATTGGGCGAACCGCGAACATTACAACGCGCTAATGCAACTCTTTCGTGATCACGGTGGTGCATACGGCATTGGAATAGAGTATTGCTACACCATGGTGCATAAAGCCCCACCTGCCAGGAAAGTTCCTAGCTCTTAG
- a CDS encoding helix-turn-helix domain-containing protein, which translates to MVSEVREVSGTPVSICRARIREAFGSPPTPDFHIQMISRGWSRADIDLGQGKFSVKGAPGRFIVTPANLQSEIEGDGVFELLSLSLPAEELCKAADITSVQLKDDLNGIFRGDRHDTYLHGLIESVWIEANNGSPNGRLYVDVAVRAIVSRLLDHSSILKQADNHIPALDVAALRRVTEILNDRFNQSISLDELANAAGVSSFYFSRLFKHAIGHPPYFYLTKIRIERSQELMRSVPDLPLASVASTCGFSDQAHFSRHFKKIVGVPPGRWRSEIA; encoded by the coding sequence ATGGTTTCCGAAGTCCGCGAAGTCTCGGGGACGCCAGTCTCTATATGTCGCGCACGAATTCGAGAGGCATTTGGCAGCCCCCCCACGCCTGACTTTCATATCCAGATGATAAGTCGTGGTTGGTCCAGGGCGGATATCGACCTGGGACAAGGCAAGTTTTCGGTCAAAGGAGCTCCTGGGCGATTTATCGTTACTCCCGCGAACCTACAGTCTGAGATCGAGGGAGATGGCGTCTTTGAACTGCTTAGCTTGAGTCTTCCAGCCGAAGAACTTTGCAAAGCAGCTGATATCACTTCAGTTCAACTGAAAGATGATCTGAACGGGATCTTTCGTGGTGATCGTCACGATACTTACCTGCATGGTCTTATCGAATCGGTTTGGATTGAGGCGAATAACGGCAGCCCCAATGGGCGACTCTATGTCGACGTCGCAGTCAGAGCGATCGTAAGTCGCCTGTTAGACCATTCTTCAATTCTGAAGCAAGCCGACAATCATATCCCGGCGTTGGATGTCGCCGCACTGCGACGAGTCACTGAGATTCTGAACGATCGATTTAACCAAAGTATCTCGCTTGATGAATTGGCCAACGCGGCAGGCGTGAGTTCCTTCTATTTTTCAAGGCTTTTCAAACACGCGATCGGTCACCCTCCCTACTTCTATCTAACAAAGATCCGAATCGAACGCTCGCAAGAGCTCATGCGAAGCGTTCCCGACTTGCCCTTGGCGAGTGTCGCATCGACTTGTGGATTTTCAGACCAGGCACACTTCAGTCGCCACTTTAAGAAGATCGTCGGTGTTCCTCCGGGCCGCTGGCGATCTGAGATCGCTTGA
- a CDS encoding alginate export family protein: MYRNGILSIALLLVSWTTSLSQETEKASGPFRYNEDRSFLEAADQREGQWWVPLKYISTTKGYITTGMELRARYEKLENANWGMNAGDRDGYLWLRALPTFDWHPMERTRFFGEFILAPAVDVEPMPSPIDEDISDILQAFVDIELGSEDVWRFRLGRQITEFGSGRLISTRYGTNVLRSFDTIELRKIRDQSQTFIFYGRPVEAEIGAFDDQWSRTQQLWSLYATIDLIERTDDASRSVGLDLYYIGSENTQAVFDEATGRELRHTFGTRLYGTWNSWSWNPELFIQLGEFGEKRIEAWSLAMQIGYQIHDLVFEPGFDLKVDFISGDTDPNDAKLGTFNPLYPKLKYFGESGVIAPYNLIDIHPSLSLAFSPQVNLTFDVDFLWRYSRDDALYGAGGSILRPGSAGSSRYLTTQYEGILEVVFTNNLAGTASYTLMPPGAFVQESGEAETMHFFGCELLYIY, translated from the coding sequence ATGTATCGAAATGGAATTCTGAGCATCGCTTTGCTTCTTGTCTCATGGACGACATCACTGTCTCAAGAGACCGAGAAAGCTAGCGGTCCTTTTCGATACAACGAAGACCGGTCATTCCTAGAAGCTGCTGACCAGCGTGAAGGCCAATGGTGGGTTCCGCTCAAGTATATTTCAACCACCAAGGGTTACATTACAACGGGAATGGAACTGCGTGCCAGATACGAAAAGCTTGAAAATGCAAACTGGGGTATGAATGCGGGTGATCGAGATGGCTATCTCTGGCTGAGGGCATTGCCAACATTCGACTGGCATCCCATGGAACGTACTCGCTTCTTCGGCGAATTCATTCTCGCACCTGCGGTCGATGTCGAGCCCATGCCTTCGCCTATTGATGAAGACATCTCCGACATCTTACAGGCATTCGTTGATATCGAATTAGGCAGCGAAGATGTATGGCGTTTCCGTCTCGGGCGGCAAATCACCGAATTTGGTTCGGGACGTCTCATCTCTACCCGCTACGGCACGAATGTACTTCGTTCATTCGATACCATCGAACTCCGAAAAATTCGCGACCAATCGCAAACCTTCATATTCTACGGACGTCCCGTCGAAGCGGAAATTGGAGCCTTCGACGACCAATGGAGCCGCACGCAACAGCTTTGGAGTCTTTACGCCACGATCGACCTAATTGAACGCACCGACGATGCCTCCAGGTCTGTTGGGCTCGATCTTTATTATATCGGTTCGGAGAACACGCAAGCCGTCTTTGACGAAGCAACCGGCAGAGAACTTCGCCATACGTTTGGTACCCGCCTATACGGCACATGGAATTCTTGGAGTTGGAATCCCGAGTTGTTCATCCAACTTGGTGAGTTTGGCGAGAAACGAATTGAGGCTTGGTCACTCGCGATGCAGATAGGCTATCAGATACATGATCTTGTCTTCGAGCCTGGATTCGACCTCAAGGTTGATTTCATTAGTGGCGACACCGATCCCAACGACGCCAAACTTGGAACCTTCAACCCTCTATATCCTAAGCTCAAGTATTTTGGCGAATCAGGAGTCATCGCTCCCTACAATTTGATAGACATTCATCCCTCTCTAAGCCTAGCTTTCTCGCCTCAGGTCAACTTGACCTTCGACGTCGACTTCCTCTGGCGATATAGTCGCGATGACGCATTGTATGGTGCTGGCGGTTCAATCCTTCGTCCCGGTTCCGCTGGTAGCAGTCGATATTTGACGACTCAGTATGAAGGAATTCTCGAAGTCGTATTCACCAATAACCTGGCAGGAACTGCCTCGTACACGCTGATGCCACCAGGCGCATTCGTCCAAGAAAGTGGTGAAGCGGAAACAATGCACTTCTTTGGCTGTGAATTGCTGTACATCTACTAA
- a CDS encoding DUF1552 domain-containing protein: MYHTNGVNPYKWYPAAVGRDYVMPENLAILKELRGDFTVFSGLAHFRSPQSAGHWGLSNLLTGCGNGGGVKFHTSVSLDQYLAPHLSGETRIQSLNLSCKSGVGALNERIVTMSYGQRGNPIPTESSPRKIFEQLFVEPTPEAKARFRHLQSRNQSILDNLRDEASQVGRKLGKRDRQKLDDYLTNVRSVEQQMQRDDQWLDAPRWQVDPATGKKMLATDRYDFDLMLELVFLALVSDTTRVITFVPMEEGGCTTELRIGIGILRRAYQRWIHGTANGLVAYQNSRES; encoded by the coding sequence ATGTATCACACGAATGGCGTGAATCCCTACAAGTGGTATCCAGCTGCTGTCGGACGCGACTACGTGATGCCGGAGAACCTCGCGATTTTGAAAGAATTGCGCGGTGATTTCACGGTGTTTTCGGGCCTGGCGCACTTCCGGTCCCCGCAAAGCGCCGGCCATTGGGGGCTGTCGAACTTGCTTACCGGTTGCGGCAATGGAGGAGGTGTGAAGTTTCATACCTCCGTGTCGCTAGACCAGTACCTTGCTCCCCATCTAAGCGGCGAAACACGAATTCAGAGTTTAAATCTGTCGTGCAAGTCAGGCGTAGGCGCCCTCAACGAACGTATCGTAACGATGTCGTATGGACAGCGTGGCAATCCAATACCAACCGAGTCCAGTCCACGAAAGATCTTTGAACAGTTGTTCGTCGAACCAACTCCTGAGGCAAAGGCACGATTCCGCCATTTGCAGTCACGCAATCAAAGTATTCTGGACAATCTGCGTGACGAAGCCTCGCAGGTAGGTCGTAAGCTTGGCAAAAGGGATCGGCAGAAGTTGGATGACTACCTGACGAACGTCCGTAGTGTCGAGCAGCAGATGCAGCGTGACGACCAATGGCTGGATGCGCCAAGATGGCAAGTCGATCCCGCCACCGGCAAAAAGATGTTGGCTACCGATCGCTATGACTTCGATTTGATGCTGGAACTCGTCTTCTTGGCTCTCGTCAGTGATACAACGCGGGTCATCACGTTCGTTCCGATGGAAGAGGGGGGCTGTACCACGGAGCTTCGCATTGGAATAGGAATCCTGAGAAGAGCCTACCAGAGATGGATACATGGGACCGCAAATGGATTGGTGGCTTATCAAAACTCGCGGGAAAGCTGA